TGGGGCATATCCATACCGATTTGAATACCCGAGATTAAATTAGAATATCGCCAGGTAAGTTCCCAACCTTTGTCTTTTCTCTCCTTTTTTGTTGGAGAAATGCTATTCTCTGGAAAATCAATCTTATCAAAGTTTGTTATCATTATTAACTTGAAATTTTGAATCTGGGAAACATCAGCTCCAAAAAGATACCACCATTCATCCATTCCCTGCGATTCATAAGTAATTTCGATCTTTTTTGCTTCGCCTGAACCAAAGTTTAATTTCTTCAATATTTTTCCTGAAGTTGGTTGAAGTTCTTCAATCTTTTTTCCATCAACAATAAAGCAAAAATTGTCATAGATACCTTCTTTAGTAGGAAAGGTATAGTCAAAGAAAATATCACGATTCTCTTTAGCAGTATTTATAATCTGATACTTCCCAGAGTATCCAATTTGATATGTCGAATACCAAAGCAATCCCTTTCTTCGGTGATCGAGTTTAAAATTTACTGTAATATCGCTACTCTCAAGGGTAATGGGATGATCTGTTGTTTCTACCTTTGTCTCTATAATTGTTTCAGCTCCCCGAGTCGTTTTAACCTTCTTCTCACTTCTTGTTTGGTAGTATACATAGGGTGCCTGCTGCGTTTGAATAGTTCCCCATAATTGTCCAACTGCTCCTTTTAGCTTTACATCCTGTCTGTGAGTCCGCAAGTTGGTAACATTACCTAAAATAATCCAAGCTATGC
Above is a genomic segment from bacterium containing:
- a CDS encoding inner membrane CreD family protein, whose protein sequence is MWKHIKAIIFIFICTSIAWIILGNVTNLRTHRQDVKLKGAVGQLWGTIQTQQAPYVYYQTRSEKKVKTTRGAETIIETKVETTDHPITLESSDITVNFKLDHRRKGLLWYSTYQIGYSGKYQIINTAKENRDIFFDYTFPTKEGIYDNFCFIVDGKKIEELQPTSGKILKKLNFGSGEAKKIEITYESQGMDEWWYLFGADVSQIQNFKLIMITNFDKIDFPENSISPTKKERKDKGWELTWRYSNLISGIQIGMDMPQRLNPGPFVSRVSFFAPVSLFLFLFLIFIITVVKKINIHPMNYFFISAAFFSFHLLLAYLVDHIDIHLAFVICSAVSIFLVISYMWLVVGVRFALLETGLSQFVYLVLFSYAFFLEGFTGLAITICCILTLFVVMQFTGRIDWEKQVISNK